From a region of the Ficedula albicollis isolate OC2 chromosome 1A, FicAlb1.5, whole genome shotgun sequence genome:
- the LOC101819339 gene encoding zinc finger protein 503-like has protein sequence MRRWVFPSQLRSPREGGREAPGEAAHLRGRAGPGGGLAPRRTGPTGNNGRLRGVAGTAAKGREQSRGGPCSRNASSSRLARVQPPSCERLEQSGGGGEEGGGGGGGGGREPAKRSGLELMMKAARPCADRLLSIPRSHGHTDTHRARPRCDPGGYPAGRGLRWGRRRSEGTGREAAMGGKALRWNLFKNVTQETSVSQLDNS, from the exons ATGCGGCGCTGGGTGTTCCCCTCGCAGCTCCGCAGTCCCCGGGAAGGCGGGCGGGAGGCTCCGGGCGAGGCGGCGCATCTGCGCGGCCGGGCAGGCCCGGGAGGCGGCCTCGCCCCGCGCCGCACCGGCCCCACCGGCAACAATGGGCGGCTGCGAGGGGTGGCAGGGACGGCGGCgaagggaagggagcagagcag GGGAGGCCCTTGCAGCAGGAATGCGAGCAGCAGCCGCCTTGCCAGAGTCCAGCCTCCTTCTTGTGAGCGACTGGAGCAGTCTGGcggaggaggagaagaaggaggaggaggaggaggaggaggaggacgtGAGCCAGCGAAACGCAGCGGGCTGGAGCTGATGATGAAAGCGGCACGGCCCTGCGCGGACAGGCTCCTTTCCATCCCCCGCAGCCACGGGCACACGGACACGCACCGAGCCCGGCCCCGCTGCGACCCCGGCGGGTACCCCGCGGGCCGAGGGCTGCGATGGGGACGGCGCCGCTCGGAGGGGACTGGCAGAGAGGCAGCGATGGGAGGAAAGGCGCTGCGCTGGAAT CTCTTTAAGAATGTTACACAAGAGACGTCGGTATCCCAGCTGGATAACTCGTAA